One Cygnus atratus isolate AKBS03 ecotype Queensland, Australia chromosome 6, CAtr_DNAZoo_HiC_assembly, whole genome shotgun sequence DNA segment encodes these proteins:
- the LOC118243105 gene encoding uncharacterized protein LOC118243105 yields the protein MEGEASTDLPTQHPPAQPEALSTSLVEISVNVTSRQEQRPCCQPWEPLKEVGSHQLLETARATIEHPTPSFCQKASTPRLERLRAPKKRWCILYCPSLGHSQSLAARQTEPSFLLLPAQQGSPNPSKPKGKKSSSSSTEALGLRLENDLSLASQQCRAEHPSRETPPNCSLLGSQHPTERGSSRELLSCRSWDQPGGDEDEEQHTEQCPKAVDDRGYESTQLHSTFGSNLMMLQVTSPRSCRCNI from the exons ttgaaatATCAGTTAACGTCACttccaggcaggagcagagaccCTGTTGCCAGCCCTGGGAACCTCTGAAGGAGGTGGGCTCCCACCAGCTCCTGGAAACGGCCAGAGCAACTATCGAACATCCAACCCCCAGCTTTTGTCAGAAAGCCAGTACTCCCAGGCTTGAGAGACTTCGTGCACCCAAGAAAAG GTGGTGCATCCTCTACTGCCCATCTCTGGGGCACAGCCAAAGCCTTGCTGCAAGACAAACTGAGCCAAGCTTCCttctcctgccagcacagcaagGAAGCCCAAATCCAAgcaaaccaaaaggaaaaaag TCCTCATCATCTTCTACGGAGGCTTTGGGTCTTAGGCTGGAAAATGACCTTTCTCTTGCAAGTCAACAG TGTCGGGCTGAGCATCCCTCGAGAGAAACGCCTCCAAACTGCTCACTGCTGGGGTCCCAGCACCCAACTGAACGAGGCTCCAGCCGTGAGCTcctctcctgcaggagctgggaccAGCCCGGCGGGGACGAGGATGAGGAGCAGCACACAGAGCAATGTCCCAAAGCTGTAGACGACCGAG GCTACGAGAGCACCCAACTGCACAGCACCTTCGGGAGCAATTTGATGATGCTGCAAGTCACGTCTccaaggagctgcaggtgcaACATCTGA
- the MREG gene encoding melanoregulin: MGLGAWLRSLGGCCGCCGGEAAAPEKEPLLSNNNPYASFGATLARDEEQNLWSTPHDVTHTEADDDRVLYNMIVGRSQLDKDSEEWQKLNYDIYTLRQTRKEVRSRWKHILEDLGFQKEADSLLSVTKLSIISDSQNMGKARDILLKLSEETNIFPTSWQLSERYLFVVDRLIALDAADEFFKMASVVYPKTAGVEKVDEKQVSAGMP; this comes from the exons atggggctgggggcctggCTGCGCTCGCTGGGCggctgctgcggctgctgcgGAGGGGAGGCGGCGGCCCCCGAGAAGGAGCCGCTGCTCAG CAACAACAATCCGTATGCCTCCTTCGGAGCCACACTGGCGCGGGACGAGGAGCAGAACCTGTGGAGCACCCCGCACGACGTGACCCACACGGAGGCGGACGACGACCGGGTGCTGTACAACATGATCGTGGGCAGGAGCCAGCTGGACAAGGACTCCGAG GAATGGCAGAAGCTCAACTATGATATCTATACCTTACGGCAAACCCGGAAAGAAGTGAGAAGCAGGTGGAAACACATTTTGGAGGATTTAG GTTTCCAGAAGGAAGCAGACTCCCTCCTGTCCGTGACCAAACTCAGCATCATCAGCGACTCTCAGAACATGGGCAAAGCCCGGGACATCCTGCTAAAGCTGTCTGAAGAGACAAACATCTTCCCGACCAGCTGGCAACTCTCTGAGCGCTACCTCTTTGTGGTG GACCGGCTCATAGCTCTGGACGCTGCGGATGAGTTCTTCAAGATGGCCAGCGTGGTGTACCCAAAGACAGCTGGCGTGGAAAAGGTGGATGAAAAGCAGGTCTCCGCCGGGATGCCCTGA
- the LOC118243107 gene encoding putative methyltransferase DDB_G0268948, producing the protein MATQMFEGRGHAAVYQKYRFSPGEELQGAILGYLREKGTNPTELAVDVGCGSGQGTRFLAERFGKVVGTDISQAQIQEAKAAPSPPNVSYLVCPAEELPFEDASVDLLASFTAAHWFDIEKFMREVNRVVRPGGCVAISTYTVDMSLHYRTCSEKLTQIFRETWGQLLKYSHNRVKHVLEDYKEIFEALPFPDKKRITDIYDKIPMTVAGVVGYLESASPYQVFMKNDPEAAKTLLPEMEKRLLEVMGVPSRETPLEFWVRHVCILGHKEA; encoded by the exons ATGGCCACGCAGATGTTTGAGGGGAGAGGGCACGCAGCCGTCTACCAGAAATACCGCTTCAGCCCCggtgaggagctgcagggagccatCCTCGGCTAcctgagggagaag GGCACAAACCCCACGGAGCTGGCCGTGGACGTGGGCTGCGGGTCGGGGCAAGGCACCCGCTTCCTGGCGGAGCGCTTCGGGAAGGTGGTGGGCACCGACATCAGCCAGGCGCAGATCCAGGAAGCCAAGGCTGCCCCCTCGCCTCCCAACGTCTCCTACCT CGTGTGCCCTGCGGAGGAGCTGCCCTTCGAGGACGCCTCGGTTGACCTCCTTGCTTCGTTCACGGCCGCGCACTGGTTCGACATCGAGAAGTTCATGAGAGAAGTGAACCGTGTGGTGAGGCCAGGCGGCTGCGTGGCCATCAGCACCTACACCGTGGACATGAGCCTGCACTACAGAACCTGCTCCGAGAAGTTGACCCAGATCTTCAGGGAG ACCTGGGGACAGCTCTTAAAATACTCACATAATAGAGTAAAACACGTCTTGGAAGACTACAAAGAGATATTCGAGGCCTTGCCATTTCCAGACAAGAAGAG AATCACTGACATCTACGACAAAATTCCCATGACGGTTGCTGGTGTGGTTGGGTACTTAGAGTCTGCCTCTCCCTACCAAGTCTTCATGAAGAATGACCCCGAAGCTGCAAAAACCCTCCTCCCGGAGATGGAAAAGAG GTTGCTGGAGGTGATGGGGGTCCCCTCGCGTGAAACCCCCCTGGAGTTCTGGGTGAGGCACGTCTGCATACTGGGGCACAAGGAAGCATGA